The Lepeophtheirus salmonis chromosome 3, UVic_Lsal_1.4, whole genome shotgun sequence genomic interval gtattaaTAAACGGtcaatttgtatgtacatacttattaaCTTGTGAAAATAATAACACCAATTAATTAGGATAAAGTTTTAGAACTGACGTATTCCCTTTTATTATTCtctaatattgaaaaagaaggtcttaaatattttataatttatctatatttcaaCATTAAGTTTAGCAGAGTTCATTACGTCACGTCTTCTTAGGTTTTGTGTGAGAGGCACATCGAAACCCTAAATTATGAGCAGATGAATCTTTCGTATTTTGACTTCGAGCCGCACATCTATAACGATAGCAATGATTTTTATGACACATGAAAGATCCCCCTTTCTTAACCATTTGTTCGCCTCTAAAACTATCTCCCGTCCATTCCCAAGCATTACCAATCATATCGTAGAGTCCATATGCATTAGGAGGAAACTTTCCTACAGGATTTGTTCCGGCATATCCATCCGCTTCATCATTTTTCGTTGGAAATTCTCCAGTCCATATATTGGcccaaattttatcatttggATTCCATTTATTTCCCCACGGAAATAGTCGATCTTCTTTTCCGGCACGACACGCATATTCCCACTCTGCCTCTGTTGGAAGACGTTTAGAGGACCACTCACAGTATTTAACGGCATCGTTCCAGGAAACATGCAAAACAGGGTGATCCATTCGATTTTGAATAGAACTATCAGGTCCTTCAGGATGTTTCCAATCAGCACGGTCCACTTGAAGCCACCAAGGAGCTAACTGAACTCCTAAAGCGACTTTGGATCGCACTTCTGGTGAAAGAAAATATTCCATAACAAAGGATT includes:
- the LOC121114793 gene encoding formylglycine-generating enzyme, with the translated sequence MDLLLMIFFILFLTFKYSLSESCESLQGSHLSPDSNGSCQLRPASNMVHITGGYFNKGTKKPVFPADGEGPSERTFVTDFYMDAYEVTNAEFESFVVANDYVTEAEIFGQSFVMEYFLSPEVRSKVALGVQLAPWWLQVDRADWKHPEGPDSSIQNRMDHPVLHVSWNDAVKYCEWSSKRLPTEAEWEYACRAGKEDRLFPWGNKWNPNDKIWANIWTGEFPTKNDEADGYAGTNPVGKFPPNAYGLYDMIGNAWEWTGDSFRGEQMVKKGGSFMCHKNHCYRYRCAARSQNTKDSSAHNLGFRCASHTKPKKT